In the Oryza glaberrima chromosome 6, OglaRS2, whole genome shotgun sequence genome, one interval contains:
- the LOC127777117 gene encoding heat shock 70 kDa protein 16 isoform X1, giving the protein MSVVGFDVGNDTLVAAAARQRGIDVLLNAESNRESPAAVAFSHNARLLGPHAAGAASSHAPFSRIKRLLLLAGRPTLLPRRGGDLSRLPFPVEASSADGGGGVLVHVDHIGRRIALSPTQLLAMLLGYLRQLAEADLEAPVSDCVISVPCYFTQAQRQAYLDAAAVAGLRPLRLMHDLAATALGYGLYRSDLGGPGGPTYVAFVDVGHCDTQVAVVAFDVSGMKVLSHGFDADLGGRDFDEVLFEHFAEEFRDKYKIDVTGNVKASMRLRAACEKAKKVLSANAEAVVNIECLMEEKDVRGMIRREEFEKLCAGLLERVVEPCKKAMEGSRIGFDRLHSVELVGSGSRVPAIARILAGFFRREPSRTLNASECVARGCALQCAMLSPTFRVREYEVQDAIPSSIGFCTSEGPISTLPSNALFQRGHPLPSVKVVTLHKNSKFKLDAFYVDENELPPGTSTKIGAFQIGPFQAHTEKSKVKVRIRLNLHGLVSVESAALIDDDQSDAHSADSMEVDSNGEMGQQVDKSRSERLIQLPIVQSIYGAMSNQELLEAQEQESQLAYQDKLMERTKERKNALESYVYDTRNKLSERYRSFATDSEREEISLSLQQTEDWLYEEGDDETEAVYNSKLEELKRLVDPIENRCKDEEVRGQATRDLLKFILDHKTAAKSLPTPEQEAVDSECTKAEQWLRERSQLQESLPKNVDPALWSHEIKKKEHELDMFYRNIVRYKGSPARADSSGGSDHMHTTDRD; this is encoded by the exons cctcctcctcgcgggcCGCCCCACGCTgctcccccgccgcggcggcgacctctcgcgcctccccttccccgtCGAGGCCTCCTCcgcggatggaggcggcggcgtcctcgtccACGTCGACCACATCGGCCGCCGCATCGCGCTCTCCCCGACCCAGCTCCTCGCCATGCTGCTCGGGTACCTCAGGCAGCTCGCGGAGGCCGACCTCGAGGCGCCCGTATCCGACTGCGTCATCTCCGTCCCTTGCTACTTCACGCAGGCGCAGCGCCAAGCctacctcgacgccgccgccgtcgcgggccTCCGCCCTCTCAGGCTCATGcacgacctcgccgccaccgccctcggcTACGGCCTCTACCGCTCCGACCTCGGCGGCCCCGGTGGTCCCACGTACGTCGCGTTCGTCGACGTCGGTCACTGCGATACGCAGGTGGCCGTCGTCGCGTTCGATGTCTCCGGGATGAAGGTGCTGTCGCACGGATTCGATGCGGACCTAGGGGGAAGGGACTTTGATGAGGTGCTATTCGAGCATTTTGCGGAGGAATTCAGGGACAAGTATAAGATAGATGTCACTGGGAATGTCAAGGCAAGCATGAGGTTGAGGGCGGCATGTGAGAAGGCGAAGAAAGTGCTAAGCGCGAATGCGGAAGCAGTGGTCAATATCGAGTGCCTGATGGAGGAGAAGGATGTGAGGGGGATGATCCGGAGGGAGGAGTTTGAGAAACTGTGTGCTGGGCTGCTGGAGAGGGTTGTCGAGCCATGCAAGAAGGCTATGGAGGGTTCAAGGATCGGATTTGACAGGCTGCATTCTGTGGAGCTCGTTGGGTCAGGGTCAAGGGTACCTGCTATTGCTAGAATTCTTGCAGGGTTCTTCAGAAGGGAGCCTAGTCGCACGCTCAATGCCAGTGAATGTGTGGCTCGGGGGTGTGCACTGCAGTGCGCAATGCTTAGTCCCACATTCCGCGTTCGAGAATATGAG GTCCAAGATGCAATTCCTTCTTCGATAGGATTTTGCACGAGTGAAGGCCCAATTTCAACATTACCAAGTAACGCGCTGTTCCAGAGAGGTCATCCCCTTCCCAGTGTGAAGGTCGTTACTCTGCATAAGAACAGCAAATTTAAACTGGATGCATTTTATGTGGATGAGAATGAATTGCCTCCTGGTACCTCAACAAAAATTGGTGCTTTCCAG ATTGGCCCTTTCCAAGCACATACTGAAAAGTCTAAAGTCAAAGTAAGAATTCGGTTAAATCTCCATGGACTTGTTTCAGTGGAATCAGCTGCT CTGATTGATGATGATCAAAGCGATGCACATTCTGCTGACTCTATGGAGGTGGATTCCAATGGTGAAATG GGGCAACAGGTTGATAAGTCAAGAAGCGAAAGGTTAATCCAATTGCCTATTGTTCAGTCCATTTATGGTGCAATGAGTAATCAGGAATTGCTGGAAGCTCAAGAGCAAGAATCACAACTTGCTTATCAGGATAAACTCATGGAGCGgacaaaagaaaggaagaacGCATTGGAATCTTATGTGTATGATACTCGCAATAAG CTTTCCGAGAGGTATCGGAGCTTTGCAACTGATTCTGAAAGAGAAGAAATCTCACTCAGTCTACAACAGACTGAAGATTGGCTTTATGAAGAAGGTGATGATGAGACTGAAGCAGTTTACAATAGTAAACTTGAGGAGCTGAAAAGG CTTGTAGATCCCATTGAAAATCGTTGTAAAGATGAGGAGGTCAGAGGTCAAGCCACAAGGGATCTTTTGAAGTTCATTCTTGACCACAAGACGGCTGCCAAATCATTACCCACACCTGAGCAAGAGGCT GTTGATAGTGAGTGCACTAAAGCTGAACAATGGTTAAGGGAGAGGTCACAACTCCAGGAGTCCCTGCCTAAGAATGTTGATCCTGCCCTTTGGTCCCATGAAATCAAGAAAAAAGAACACGAGTTGGATAT GTTCTATAGAAACATAGTAAGGTACAAGGGTTCTCCAGCAAGAGCGGATTCTAGCGGTGGTTCAGATCACATGCATACAACAGATAGAGACTAG
- the LOC127777117 gene encoding heat shock 70 kDa protein 16 isoform X2: MSVVGFDVGNDTLVAAAARQRGIDVLLNAESNRESPAAVAFSHNARLLGPHAAGAASSHAPFSRIKRLLLLAGRPTLLPRRGGDLSRLPFPVEASSADGGGGVLVHVDHIGRRIALSPTQLLAMLLGYLRQLAEADLEAPVSDCVISVPCYFTQAQRQAYLDAAAVAGLRPLRLMHDLAATALGYGLYRSDLGGPGGPTYVAFVDVGHCDTQVAVVAFDVSGMKVLSHGFDADLGGRDFDEVLFEHFAEEFRDKYKIDVTGNVKASMRLRAACEKAKKVLSANAEAVVNIECLMEEKDVRGMIRREEFEKLCAGLLERVVEPCKKAMEGSRIGFDRLHSVELVGSGSRVPAIARILAGFFRREPSRTLNASECVARGCALQCAMLSPTFRVREYEVQDAIPSSIGFCTSEGPISTLPSNALFQRGHPLPSVKVVTLHKNSKFKLDAFYVDENELPPGTSTKIGAFQIGPFQAHTEKSKVKVRIRLNLHGLVSVESAALIDDDQSDAHSADSMEVDSNGEMVDKSRSERLIQLPIVQSIYGAMSNQELLEAQEQESQLAYQDKLMERTKERKNALESYVYDTRNKLSERYRSFATDSEREEISLSLQQTEDWLYEEGDDETEAVYNSKLEELKRLVDPIENRCKDEEVRGQATRDLLKFILDHKTAAKSLPTPEQEAVDSECTKAEQWLRERSQLQESLPKNVDPALWSHEIKKKEHELDMFYRNIVRYKGSPARADSSGGSDHMHTTDRD; encoded by the exons cctcctcctcgcgggcCGCCCCACGCTgctcccccgccgcggcggcgacctctcgcgcctccccttccccgtCGAGGCCTCCTCcgcggatggaggcggcggcgtcctcgtccACGTCGACCACATCGGCCGCCGCATCGCGCTCTCCCCGACCCAGCTCCTCGCCATGCTGCTCGGGTACCTCAGGCAGCTCGCGGAGGCCGACCTCGAGGCGCCCGTATCCGACTGCGTCATCTCCGTCCCTTGCTACTTCACGCAGGCGCAGCGCCAAGCctacctcgacgccgccgccgtcgcgggccTCCGCCCTCTCAGGCTCATGcacgacctcgccgccaccgccctcggcTACGGCCTCTACCGCTCCGACCTCGGCGGCCCCGGTGGTCCCACGTACGTCGCGTTCGTCGACGTCGGTCACTGCGATACGCAGGTGGCCGTCGTCGCGTTCGATGTCTCCGGGATGAAGGTGCTGTCGCACGGATTCGATGCGGACCTAGGGGGAAGGGACTTTGATGAGGTGCTATTCGAGCATTTTGCGGAGGAATTCAGGGACAAGTATAAGATAGATGTCACTGGGAATGTCAAGGCAAGCATGAGGTTGAGGGCGGCATGTGAGAAGGCGAAGAAAGTGCTAAGCGCGAATGCGGAAGCAGTGGTCAATATCGAGTGCCTGATGGAGGAGAAGGATGTGAGGGGGATGATCCGGAGGGAGGAGTTTGAGAAACTGTGTGCTGGGCTGCTGGAGAGGGTTGTCGAGCCATGCAAGAAGGCTATGGAGGGTTCAAGGATCGGATTTGACAGGCTGCATTCTGTGGAGCTCGTTGGGTCAGGGTCAAGGGTACCTGCTATTGCTAGAATTCTTGCAGGGTTCTTCAGAAGGGAGCCTAGTCGCACGCTCAATGCCAGTGAATGTGTGGCTCGGGGGTGTGCACTGCAGTGCGCAATGCTTAGTCCCACATTCCGCGTTCGAGAATATGAG GTCCAAGATGCAATTCCTTCTTCGATAGGATTTTGCACGAGTGAAGGCCCAATTTCAACATTACCAAGTAACGCGCTGTTCCAGAGAGGTCATCCCCTTCCCAGTGTGAAGGTCGTTACTCTGCATAAGAACAGCAAATTTAAACTGGATGCATTTTATGTGGATGAGAATGAATTGCCTCCTGGTACCTCAACAAAAATTGGTGCTTTCCAG ATTGGCCCTTTCCAAGCACATACTGAAAAGTCTAAAGTCAAAGTAAGAATTCGGTTAAATCTCCATGGACTTGTTTCAGTGGAATCAGCTGCT CTGATTGATGATGATCAAAGCGATGCACATTCTGCTGACTCTATGGAGGTGGATTCCAATGGTGAAATG GTTGATAAGTCAAGAAGCGAAAGGTTAATCCAATTGCCTATTGTTCAGTCCATTTATGGTGCAATGAGTAATCAGGAATTGCTGGAAGCTCAAGAGCAAGAATCACAACTTGCTTATCAGGATAAACTCATGGAGCGgacaaaagaaaggaagaacGCATTGGAATCTTATGTGTATGATACTCGCAATAAG CTTTCCGAGAGGTATCGGAGCTTTGCAACTGATTCTGAAAGAGAAGAAATCTCACTCAGTCTACAACAGACTGAAGATTGGCTTTATGAAGAAGGTGATGATGAGACTGAAGCAGTTTACAATAGTAAACTTGAGGAGCTGAAAAGG CTTGTAGATCCCATTGAAAATCGTTGTAAAGATGAGGAGGTCAGAGGTCAAGCCACAAGGGATCTTTTGAAGTTCATTCTTGACCACAAGACGGCTGCCAAATCATTACCCACACCTGAGCAAGAGGCT GTTGATAGTGAGTGCACTAAAGCTGAACAATGGTTAAGGGAGAGGTCACAACTCCAGGAGTCCCTGCCTAAGAATGTTGATCCTGCCCTTTGGTCCCATGAAATCAAGAAAAAAGAACACGAGTTGGATAT GTTCTATAGAAACATAGTAAGGTACAAGGGTTCTCCAGCAAGAGCGGATTCTAGCGGTGGTTCAGATCACATGCATACAACAGATAGAGACTAG